The window TCCACGGGCAGCGAGGCGGAAGCCCCGGCCGGCCCGCCTTTCCTGCGGCTCCCAGCACCTTCCGCACACCCGCTCCGCCTCACCCCGCCTCCGTCCTGGCTGCCGCGACCAGAGCTACGGGTGAAATCCCCGCGTACCGGACTTCCGTTTCGCGAGTTCCGGCGATTCGGCTGCCGGAACTCCGGAGCGGAAATCCGCACCGGCCCCGTTCCGGGAATCTTCTTCCTCCGTCCGGACCCGCACGGGTGGCGGCCCGGACCGACAGACGGGCGAAGGGGGACGTTTCTCACCGCCGGCACTATCCAGTCGTAGGGCACCAGGCGGCACCGGTAGCCTGGAGAACGTGATTGACCTTCGCCTGCTTCGTGAGGACCCCGACCGTGTGCGCGCCTCCCAGCGCGCCCGTGGAGAGGACGTCGCACTCGTCGACGCCCTGCTCTCCGCCGACGAACGGCGCAGGTCGTCCGGCGTCCGCTTCGACGAGCTGCGTTCCGAGCAGAAGTCGCTCGGCAAGCTCATCCCCAAGGCCACCGGTGACGAGAAGGCCGAACTGCTGAAGAAGGCCGGCGAACTCTCCGCCGCCGTCAAGGCCGCCGACGCCGAGAAGGACGAGGCCGACGAGGAGGCCAAGCAGCTCCTGCTCCGCCTGGGCAACGTCGTCCACCCCGACGTCCCGGTCGGCGGCGAGGAGGACTTCACCGTCCTCTCCGAGCACGGCACCATCCGCGACTTCGCCGCCGAGGGCTTCGAGCCCCGCGACCACCTGGAGCTCGGCGAGGCCCTCGGCGCCATCGACGTCGAGCGCGCCGCCAAGGTCTCCGGCTCACGCTTCTACTACCTCACCGGCGTCGGCGCCCTGCTGGAGCTGGCCCTGGTCAACGCCGCGATCGCCCAGGCCGGCGCCGCCGGTTTCACCCCCATGCTGACGCCGGCGCTGGTCCGCCCGCGAGCGATGGAGGGCACCGGCTTCCTCGGCCAGGCCGCCGAGGACGTCTACCACCTGGAGAAGGACGACTTCTACCTGGTCGGCACCTCCGAGGTCCCCCTCGCGGCGTACCACATGGACGAGATCATCGAGGCCGACAAGCTGCCCCTGCGGTACGCCGGCTTCTCGCCGTGCTTCCGCCGTGAGGCCGGCACGTACGGCAAGGACACCCGGGGCATCTTCCGCGTCCACCAGTTCGACAAGGTGGAGATGTTCTCCTACGTCGCGCCGGAGGACGCCGAGGCCGAGCACCAGCGTCTGCTCGACTGGGAGATCCAGTGGCTCCAGAGCCTGGAACTCCCCTTCCAGGTGATCGACGTGGCCAGCGCCGACCTCGGCTCCTCGGCCTCGCGGAAGTTCGACTGCGAAGCCTGGATCCCGACCCAGGGCAAGTACCGCGAGCTCACCTCCACCTCGAACTGCACGGAGTTCCAGGCCCGCCGCCTGTCCGTGCGGATGCGGGACGGCAAGAAGGTCCAGCCGCTGGCGACGCTCAACGGCACGCTGTGCGCCGTCCCCCGGACCATCGTCGCCATCCTGGAGAATCACCAGCAGGCCGACGGCTCCGTGCGGGTGCCGGAGGTTCTCCGCCCCTACCTCGGCGGACGCGCCACCCTCGACCCGCAGTAGTCACCCAGTCTGGAGCCGTTCACCACGTGAGCCCCGCCCGTCCCGCCCCCGTGTTCCCGTACAAGCTCGTCGCCACCGACCTGGACGGAACGCTGCTGCGGCCCGACGACACGGTCTCCGAACGCACCCGGGAGGCACTCGCCGCCGCCACCGCGGCGGGTGCCGCGCACATCGTGGTGACCGGTCGCTCCGTCGCCTGGACCCGCCACGTCCTCGACGACCTCGGCTACGAAGGCATCGCGGTCTGCGGCCAGGGCGCGCAGGTCTACCACGCGGGGGAGCACCGGCTGCTCACCTCGCTGACGATGGACCGGCGCCTGGCCGGGCTGGCCGTCGACAAGATCGAGGCGGAGACCGGGCCCCTGCTGCTCGCCGCCGTCCGCGACGGCCTGGACGGCGAGGTGCTCATCGGCCCCGGCTACCGGGTCCAGGAAGGCCCCCTCGTCGGCGTCCCCTGCACCGACCGGGCCGAGCTGTGGGCGGCCCCGATCAGCAAGGTCTACCTCCAGCACGCCACCCTCGGCGACGACGAACTCGCCGCGGCCGCCCTGCGGATCGCGGGTGACCTGGTGGGCGTCGTGATGGCCGGGCCGGGCGTGGTGGAACTGCTGCCCCTGGGCCTCTCCAAGGCCACCGGGCTCTCTCTGGCCGCCCGGCGCCTCGGCACCAAGGGCGCCGAGACCATCGCCTTCGGCGACATGCCCAACGACATCCCGATGTTCGGCTGGGCCGGCCACGGCGTCGCCATGGCCAACGCCCACCGGGAACTCAAGGCCGTGGCCGACGAACTCACCACCTCCAACGCGGAGGACGGCATCGCCGTGGTCCTGGAGCGCCTGCTCACCGGCTGACCCACCGGGCCCCGGCCGCGAGCGGCGCGGGGCCCGCCCCGGTCACTCCTCCCCGGCCACGGTCAGGCTCCGCAGCTTCTGTCCCGCGTACCAGGTGGCCAGGACGGTCGCCGCCACCAGCAGGACCACCGCCGTCGGCAGAGCCACGTCGGAGGTGACGGCCTCGCCACCGGTCACCTTCTCGGCGATCGCCAGCGCCCACTGCTGCACGCTGAGGGTGCGGGCCCCGCTGATGAGCGAGGCGAAGAGGCCCTCCCAGATCAGGGCGTAGACCAGTCCGAAGACCACGGCGTGCCGGGTGATGGTGCCCAGCAGGAGGAAGAGCGCCGCGTAGGCGATGGAGGCGACCAGCGCCGCGACCGTGTAGGCGACGGCGAGCTGTCCTCCGTTGCCGTTGAGGATGAAGCCGGCGATCAGGGTGGGTATGGCGGAGAACGCCATCGTCACGCCGATGGCGACGAACAGCTTGGTCAGGATGATCGTGGGGCGCTTGATCGGCTTGGCCAGCAGGTACACCACCGAGCCGTCGTCGATCTCCGGTGCGATCGCGCCGGTACCCGCGACGACTCCGATGATCGGCACCATGACGGCGAGGGAGAAGCCGCCGAGGACCGCTTCCGCCGTGCTGTCGTCGGCTCCGGTGAGGAGCCGGACCGCCGCGGCGATGATCAGGAGCAGCGCCGGGAGGACGAAGAGGATGAGGGCCCGGCGGCGGCCGAGCAGTGCCCGGTAGGTGAGCCGGGCGACCGTGGGGTCGTACATCGCTGAAGGCTCCTTACGCCGCGACGAGATAGGAGAAGACCGATTCGAGGGACTCGTCGGACGGCGAGACCGTCAGCAGCCGGATGCCGTGGTCCCGTGCCACCCGGGGGAGCAGTTCGGTGAACCGCCCGAAGTCGACCGCCTGGACACGCAGCGCCCCCTCCCGGGCGTCCACCTCGATGCCGGAGGTGGACGGGTCCGCTATCAGCGCGGCGGCCAGTGCCCGGTCGTCGCTGGAACGCACCACGTACTGGTGCGGTCGGTCGGTCATCAGCCGCCGGATGCGGCGGAAGTCCCCGGAGGCGGCGTGCCGGCCGGCGACGATCACCTCGATGTGCGAGGCGAGCTGCTCGACCTCCTCCAGGATGTGCGAGGAGAAGAGCACCGTGCGGCCCTCCTCGCCCATCCGCCGCAGCAGTTCCATGAGCTGCATACGCTGGCGGGGGTCCATGCCGTTGAACGGCTCGTCGAGGAGCAGCACCGAGGGTTCGTGCACCAGCGCCGAGGCCATCTTGACCCGCTGGCGCATCCCCTTGCTGTAGGTCGCGATCTTCCGGTCCTGGGCGTACTCCATGTCGACCGTGGCCAGGGCGCGAGCGGCCGTGGCGGCGTCGAGGCCGTGCAGCTCGGCGTTGGCGACGACGAACTCCCGGCCGGTGAGGAAGTCGTACATGGCCTCGCGCTCGGGGACGATCCCGATGTGCCGGTAGACGGACTCGTTCCGCCACACCGGGTCGCCGTCGAGGGTGACGGTGCCGGTGGAGGGGGCGAGGAAGCCGCCCATCATGTTGATCAGTGTGGACTTGCCCGCGCCGTTGGGGCCGAGGAGGCCGGTGACGCCGGGGCCGATCGTCATGGTGATGTCGTTGACCGCGACGACGTTCCCGAACCAGCGGGAGGCGTGGTCGATGCTCAGGGTGGTCACAGTCCGGCCTTCCGGTAGCGGCGCATCAGCAGGCCGTAGCAGCCGGCGATGATGCCGAGGACGACGAGGAGATGGACGGCCCCGCCCGCCGTGGACGGCCCGGCCCCGCCCGGGTAGGCCGAGGAGGCACCGAGGAAGGCCGTCTGCACGCCGTCGATCAGGGTGATGGGGGAGAACAGGCCGATCCAGCCGACCGCCTCGGTGGTGCCCTGCTGGAAGGCGATGGCCTGGACGGTGGAGACCGCGCCGTAGGTGATGGTGAAGACCGCGATGACCGCGGCGATGCCGAAGCCGCGGCGCGGCGTGACCGCCGACACCACCAGCCCGATTCCGGCGAAGAGCAGGGAGAGCAGTGCCACCGAGACCATGCCCTGTCCGAATCCCGCCGTCTGGTCGGCGAAGTCGAGTTCGGCGAGAAGTGCGCCTCCGTACAGCACCAGAAGCGGGACGGCGGTGAGCAGGAAGAGGGCGGAGGCCATCGCCGCGTACTTGGCGAGGACGTAGTCGACCCGCTCGACGGGGCGGGAGAAGTAGAGCGGGACCGTCTTGAAGCGCAGGTCGCGGGAGACGGACTGGGGTGCCTGCGAGGCCACGTAGAGGCCGATGACGGCCTGCATGACGATGGCGTAGCGGGTGTAGTCGACCGGGAGGCTCTTGAGGCCGGTGGTGACCGTGACGGCGACCATGACGGCCGCCGGCAGGCACATCACGGCGAACAGGAGCATGGGCAGCACCTTGGACTTGGCCGAGCGGCCGAGGCCGTAGGC is drawn from Streptomyces diastaticus subsp. diastaticus and contains these coding sequences:
- the serS gene encoding serine--tRNA ligase, yielding MIDLRLLREDPDRVRASQRARGEDVALVDALLSADERRRSSGVRFDELRSEQKSLGKLIPKATGDEKAELLKKAGELSAAVKAADAEKDEADEEAKQLLLRLGNVVHPDVPVGGEEDFTVLSEHGTIRDFAAEGFEPRDHLELGEALGAIDVERAAKVSGSRFYYLTGVGALLELALVNAAIAQAGAAGFTPMLTPALVRPRAMEGTGFLGQAAEDVYHLEKDDFYLVGTSEVPLAAYHMDEIIEADKLPLRYAGFSPCFRREAGTYGKDTRGIFRVHQFDKVEMFSYVAPEDAEAEHQRLLDWEIQWLQSLELPFQVIDVASADLGSSASRKFDCEAWIPTQGKYRELTSTSNCTEFQARRLSVRMRDGKKVQPLATLNGTLCAVPRTIVAILENHQQADGSVRVPEVLRPYLGGRATLDPQ
- a CDS encoding HAD family hydrolase; amino-acid sequence: MSPARPAPVFPYKLVATDLDGTLLRPDDTVSERTREALAAATAAGAAHIVVTGRSVAWTRHVLDDLGYEGIAVCGQGAQVYHAGEHRLLTSLTMDRRLAGLAVDKIEAETGPLLLAAVRDGLDGEVLIGPGYRVQEGPLVGVPCTDRAELWAAPISKVYLQHATLGDDELAAAALRIAGDLVGVVMAGPGVVELLPLGLSKATGLSLAARRLGTKGAETIAFGDMPNDIPMFGWAGHGVAMANAHRELKAVADELTTSNAEDGIAVVLERLLTG
- a CDS encoding ABC transporter permease — protein: MYDPTVARLTYRALLGRRRALILFVLPALLLIIAAAVRLLTGADDSTAEAVLGGFSLAVMVPIIGVVAGTGAIAPEIDDGSVVYLLAKPIKRPTIILTKLFVAIGVTMAFSAIPTLIAGFILNGNGGQLAVAYTVAALVASIAYAALFLLLGTITRHAVVFGLVYALIWEGLFASLISGARTLSVQQWALAIAEKVTGGEAVTSDVALPTAVVLLVAATVLATWYAGQKLRSLTVAGEE
- a CDS encoding ABC transporter ATP-binding protein, which gives rise to MTTLSIDHASRWFGNVVAVNDITMTIGPGVTGLLGPNGAGKSTLINMMGGFLAPSTGTVTLDGDPVWRNESVYRHIGIVPEREAMYDFLTGREFVVANAELHGLDAATAARALATVDMEYAQDRKIATYSKGMRQRVKMASALVHEPSVLLLDEPFNGMDPRQRMQLMELLRRMGEEGRTVLFSSHILEEVEQLASHIEVIVAGRHAASGDFRRIRRLMTDRPHQYVVRSSDDRALAAALIADPSTSGIEVDAREGALRVQAVDFGRFTELLPRVARDHGIRLLTVSPSDESLESVFSYLVAA
- a CDS encoding ABC transporter permease yields the protein MTVESTQIHNIGYRKYDGPRLGRPHARRALYSQSLRGAYGLGRSAKSKVLPMLLFAVMCLPAAVMVAVTVTTGLKSLPVDYTRYAIVMQAVIGLYVASQAPQSVSRDLRFKTVPLYFSRPVERVDYVLAKYAAMASALFLLTAVPLLVLYGGALLAELDFADQTAGFGQGMVSVALLSLLFAGIGLVVSAVTPRRGFGIAAVIAVFTITYGAVSTVQAIAFQQGTTEAVGWIGLFSPITLIDGVQTAFLGASSAYPGGAGPSTAGGAVHLLVVLGIIAGCYGLLMRRYRKAGL